One segment of Chthoniobacterales bacterium DNA contains the following:
- a CDS encoding MBL fold metallo-hydrolase produces the protein MAGVADPGYSGSTMQYETFCGGIFETNCYLIQAPEGPILFDAPDGACDWLVSKGLTPKLLLLTHGHYDHIPDVSKIKQRFDCQLGCHAETAPMISDPDFFRSFGFKLEIEPVSPDFLIEATPARNFLGLEMEVLEVPGHCPGSLCFFSREGKLLIGGDVLFASGVGRWDLPGGDEDLLFSGIREKLYPLGDEVTVLPGHGPPTTIGTERRTNPFVR, from the coding sequence ATGGCCGGGGTCGCCGACCCCGGCTACAGTGGGTCGACGATGCAATACGAAACCTTCTGTGGCGGGATTTTTGAAACCAATTGTTACCTGATCCAGGCGCCGGAGGGACCCATCCTGTTCGACGCGCCGGATGGCGCCTGCGACTGGCTCGTTTCAAAGGGTTTAACCCCGAAACTGCTTCTGCTTACCCACGGCCATTACGATCACATCCCGGACGTCTCGAAAATCAAGCAGCGCTTTGATTGCCAGCTCGGCTGCCATGCCGAAACCGCGCCCATGATTTCCGATCCCGATTTCTTTCGGAGCTTCGGGTTCAAGCTGGAAATCGAGCCGGTGAGCCCGGATTTCCTGATCGAAGCCACCCCCGCCCGCAATTTTCTCGGTCTCGAGATGGAAGTGCTGGAAGTGCCGGGACATTGCCCGGGGAGCCTCTGCTTTTTCTCTCGGGAAGGTAAACTCCTGATCGGCGGAGACGTCTTGTTTGCGAGCGGAGTTGGGCGCTGGGATCTGCCGGGCGGTGACGAAGATCTTCTGTTCAGCGGGATCAGGGAAAAACTTTATCCCCTTGGCGATGAGGTCACGGTCCTGCCCGGCCACGGACCGCCGACGACGA